The following proteins come from a genomic window of Pseudomonas putida:
- a CDS encoding lysozyme inhibitor LprI family protein, whose product MNKQYLMGLALACCIPVAMAEDNSPSYTQCMDKASSTVAMSSCIQAETQLQDARLNRAYKQLMGKLEAEPKKSLRDVQRQWIAYRDGNCKFHVQASGGTMAQLEGGMCVLDMTRERAAELERVLSPGQ is encoded by the coding sequence ATGAACAAGCAGTATCTGATGGGGTTGGCCTTGGCATGCTGCATACCCGTGGCAATGGCCGAGGACAACTCGCCGAGCTATACCCAGTGCATGGACAAGGCTTCCAGTACGGTGGCCATGAGCAGTTGCATCCAGGCCGAGACCCAGCTGCAGGATGCGCGGTTGAACCGGGCCTACAAGCAACTGATGGGCAAGCTCGAAGCGGAGCCGAAGAAGAGCTTGCGCGATGTTCAGCGCCAGTGGATCGCTTACCGGGATGGCAACTGCAAGTTCCATGTTCAAGCCAGCGGCGGGACGATGGCCCAGTTGGAAGGCGGGATGTGTGTGCTGGACATGACCCGCGAGCGGGCGGCTGAACTGGAGCGGGTGCTCAGCCCTGGGCAGTGA
- a CDS encoding GNAT family N-acetyltransferase, which yields MTPPRSFPTDLCLDSPRLQLRPMRHADAQQWLTIMADPEVMRYWHHAPWQDLAEAQSALAADREAYANGDQLKLGMYRRDTGELIGMVQLFNIDDTSRRGEIGYCLASAVQGRGYMDEALTCFIDYLAHTLHMRRLEAEIDPRNNGSARTLERQGFVLEGTLRARWCVAGELSDSGIYGLLLEPPVA from the coding sequence GTGACCCCACCCCGAAGTTTCCCCACCGACCTCTGCCTCGACAGCCCGCGTCTGCAGTTGCGCCCGATGCGCCACGCCGATGCCCAGCAATGGCTGACGATCATGGCCGACCCCGAGGTCATGCGCTATTGGCACCATGCCCCTTGGCAAGACCTGGCCGAGGCACAAAGCGCGCTGGCTGCCGACCGCGAGGCCTATGCCAATGGTGACCAGCTCAAGCTGGGCATGTACCGCCGTGACACTGGCGAACTGATCGGCATGGTCCAGCTGTTCAACATCGACGACACCTCCCGCCGTGGCGAGATCGGCTATTGCCTGGCCAGCGCAGTGCAGGGCAGGGGCTACATGGACGAGGCACTGACCTGCTTCATCGACTACCTCGCCCATACCCTGCACATGCGCCGCCTGGAGGCCGAGATCGACCCGCGCAACAATGGCTCGGCACGTACGCTGGAGCGCCAGGGCTTCGTCCTTGAAGGCACTTTGCGCGCACGCTGGTGTGTGGCGGGTGAGTTGTCCGACTCGGGCATTTACGGGTTGTTGCTCGAGCCCCCCGTTGCATGA
- a CDS encoding DUF3077 domain-containing protein: MSDDLKARTTVGQETFLDLYAIQPGVPLDHAFDELSVLLGCIRHLSEEAEMEGNLVAGSAARILSAMAKALINDMEMGLNRGA; this comes from the coding sequence ATGAGTGATGACCTGAAAGCGCGAACCACGGTTGGCCAAGAGACGTTTCTCGATCTGTATGCCATCCAGCCGGGAGTGCCGCTCGATCACGCGTTTGACGAACTTTCCGTTCTGCTTGGGTGCATTCGGCACTTGAGTGAGGAAGCCGAGATGGAGGGCAACCTCGTTGCCGGGAGCGCCGCGCGCATTCTAAGTGCCATGGCCAAGGCGCTGATCAATGACATGGAAATGGGCTTGAACCGCGGGGCCTGA
- a CDS encoding YkgJ family cysteine cluster protein, whose protein sequence is MSEYNPCLDCGACCGYFRVSFFWGECQSAGGVVPDDLVVQINPTRVAMIGTDAKPCRCVSLKGEIGTEVACTIYANRSSPCREFEASWEGGVHNPSCDDARAAYGLPPLTPPGANEPHWPDDGAEVA, encoded by the coding sequence ATGTCCGAATACAACCCTTGCCTTGACTGCGGCGCCTGCTGCGGGTACTTCCGTGTGTCCTTCTTCTGGGGCGAATGCCAGTCAGCCGGTGGCGTTGTGCCCGATGACCTGGTGGTGCAGATCAACCCGACCCGGGTAGCCATGATCGGCACCGATGCCAAGCCTTGCCGCTGCGTCAGCCTCAAGGGCGAGATCGGCACCGAGGTGGCGTGCACCATTTACGCCAACCGTTCCAGCCCTTGCCGTGAGTTCGAAGCGTCGTGGGAGGGTGGCGTACACAACCCCAGTTGCGACGATGCACGTGCTGCTTATGGTTTGCCGCCGCTGACGCCACCGGGGGCCAACGAGCCGCATTGGCCGGATGACGGGGCTGAAGTGGCTTGA